The DNA sequence GGGATCCATACGCCGGGGTTCATCCTGAGCAAAGCCTACTGTAAAAAACAGGAGGTAAAAAAACAACAAAAACTTTTTCATTGCTTAAAATTTCACAGATGGAACTTCTCTTTCAGCTATATTTTCCAGCTCAAAGAATGGCGATTTCTCAAACTTGTACATATTCGCAATGATATTACTTGGAAAAGATTCTACCAGCGTATTATTTTCACGAACGGTTCCGTTATAATACCTTCTTGACTTCTCAATATCATTCTCTATAGAAGTAAGTTCTGATTGCAATTGTTGGAAGTTTGCATTTGCTTTAAGATCCGGATATTGTTCAGCTACGGCAAAGAGATTCATCATTGCCTGATTAAGATTTTTCTCAGCAGCCTCTTTACCCTCAACCGAATTAGCACCAACAGCCTGATTTCTCGCTCTTGTAACACTGTCTAATGTTTCTCGTTCATGGCTTGCATATCCTTTCACTGTTTCTACAAGGTTGGGAATAAGGTCATGACGTTTTTTCAACATCACATCAATACTACTCCAAGCTTCCTGTACCAGGTTTCTTAATCTGACCAAACGGTTATAAATGGAAACTCCATATAAAAGAAACAAAACAACTACAGCGATGATGATAATAATTGCGATCATAAATTATTGGTTTTATTAACGCTAAAAATACTATTTTTTCAGTTACCAGCTTCATAAAAAAAAGCGTTCAGTAAACTGAACACTTTCGTAATTAAAACTATATGAATCTCCCCTAAAAATACTTCCTGCAGACATACTCCACACTGGTATTTAAAAGTTTATTTTTATTCAGATAAAGCTCAAGCTGCTTGCGGTCATCTGAATTTGCATTAATATATAACTGAACCGAACCAAAACTACGTCCTTCAACATATTCCACATTCGCCGATAAGACCCTGTGATAGATCCCAAACTGATTGCACATGTCACTTAAAATATTTTCAAACTTCATTTTCCCGTTTAATTCTATTTCAAGTATAAATTCTTTTTTGGGCAGGTTGATTTTATTTTGTAGAACCTGCAAGGTTTGACTTTGTGTAATCATCACTTAAGATTTTTGGTTAGACTATTGATTTTACATTTTCCTGTTTCGTTAAATCTTTAGCAAAAATATAAAAAAATATTAGTCCACCAAATTAGTAGACTAATATTTTTTAATTTTAACAAAAAAAAAGAGAAGCACTACACTTCCCTTTATCTATTAAAATTCTTTAATTCTCTCCAATTTATCTGAAGCAGCCAAACCATTCGGATTACAACCAAGCTGTCCTTCAGGCACTTTCAGTTTTCTCTTACTATAGAAATCCTCCCAAAAAGCATTTGTTTTCCCTGTTTTTGGATCAATAAATGTCATCGGTTCTAATTTAAAAATATGATCATCCCTGAATGCTCTTTCGATAAAATCAGAACAGTAATATGAGTTATCATCTAAAATGTAGTTGAAATTATACGGTTTTCCTACCATAGACTCTGCTTTTGCCAGCGCTGAAGGAATGGTAGGTTGATAATCATCTTTTAGCCTATAAAGCACAACATCCTGATTGTGAATCATCTGATTATTCATAAACCCTTTAAAGGATTGCTTCTGAGAACCCCCTTTCGGGGCTGCATGTAATACAAAAAATGATTTTCCCTCTTTCTTTAGAATACCAATATGATCAAAAGAAGCATTTTTCTGCTTTTGTGTAACATTATTGATCGCTCCCGAAAGCCCTGATTCTTTTGCTGTCACAAAAAGCAAATCTCCATTTTTAAGTCCTTCCGTAGGCCAGCTTTTACATCCCGTTATCAAAAACAGGAAGCTCACCCACATCATCTGCCGTATCACCTTATCTTTTAAAATTCGACTCATAACAATTAATCCAATCTTCTACTGTCATTTTTTTACTTAGTTCTGCAATTAATTCAAATGGAATATCCTCCATTTTTTTAAAACGGATACAAGATTTTCCCATATCCAGCTTTTTCCTGGAATGTTTAGGATATTCATTAACAAACCAGTCGAGAAGTTCCGGTTTTGCATAGATCCCCATATGGTATAATGCGATAAAATTCTTTTGGGAAGCCAGGCTAATAAAAGGCAAGGGTGATCCCGGCGAACAGTGATACCCCGCAGGATAGGTCTCCAAAGGCACAGCCCAGCCCACCATCCCGTAACTGGTATTATTGATAAAACCTTTTGGTAAATTATGATCAACGGTGTCAAATAGCTTCCTGAAAGTTTCTTTCCGGTCTTCAGGAATCTGCGTGATATAATCTTCTACAGAGATGGCTTTGATTTGCATAATTAAACAGTTGTATTCGTTTTCAAATTAACAAAATTTAAAGCCAACTTAATACATTTATATTTAAAATAAAAAAAGACAGCTATAAAGATATAGCTGTCCCTATTTTTATGACTTTTATAAAAACTATTGTTTAATAGCCTTTACTGTAGTTTTCGAACCATCTTTGAATTGAATATTCACAAAATACAATCCTGCATTCAATGTACTTAAATTGATTTCTTTCGTCGGATTTTCAATTGTTTTCAAAAGTCTTCCTGATACATCAGTAACGGTTACCGTCTTCAGATCCCTTGTATCTGAAATATACAACATATCTTTGAATGGATTCGGATGAACACTAACTGTTTTTTTATTTCCATTAACTTCAGAAGTTCCTAATTGTGCAGATTCCACAATGAAGTTATCAACATAGAAATTATAATCAGGAGCATCATTCACTGTTCCGTCACTTCCATAAAAAGCAAATACCGTATTAGCACTCGTATTAGTAGTTAAATCATAAGAATAGGTGGTAGATGTATTTGAAGCAGCATTATTTACATCCCATGTCTGCAATACATTCCATGTGCTTCCCCCATCATTAGAAACCATGAATTGAATTATATCATCAGATCCCATTGGAGAAGCTGCTGTACCGGAATAAGTGGTTGCTCCATAATCAAATTTCACTCTGTAACCACCCGCAGAAAGATCAAATGGTACTGTTTTCAACCATCCAATACTATTGGTCGTATAAAGATTAATTCTTGCAGATCCCGATCCTGTAACATTTAAGAATCCATCTTCTACCCAATACGTGCTGGTTCCAGTTGGTCCTGTTGCAGGCGTCCCTCCTGAAAGGTTAGTTGCCCAACAGTTACCTGGGAAAGGACTAAAGGTATTCGTATATGCAGGTACCATCGCACCACATAAAGTGGTAAAACTACCACCAATAGACCATCCGCTCTGGCTGGTAGCAGTCGTACAATTTGTTCTCACCCAATAATAATAAGTGGTTGAAGAGGCTAAGCCTCCGATCGTAGTTGATGTTCCGGTAATCCCTGTCATATTAGGACTCGTAGCACTTGTAGGTGGTGTATTTGTCGTGCTGTAATACAGATCATAACTTGCTGCTGTCGTCGTTGGCGGGATCGTCCAGGAAACTTGTGCCGAGTTTGATGAAAGGGTACCTACAGGCTGAAGAGTCGGAGCTGAACAATCTGTAAAAGCATCAGCAGAAAATGCAAAAATATTCGAAATTCCTGTTCCACCAATTTTTGCAATGGTGATACTTTGTATAGGTTTTGTCACATTACCTGCATCAATATTTAATACAGCCTGATACAATCTGGGATCAGAACTACTCGCCTCCAGAACATCATTCGTTCTGTTGATTCTTCCAATTCCTTGAATTGCAAAGTTAGATCCATAGTACCAGTCAGAAAGACTTAAACTAGGAAATACCTGAGTAGTATTATCCGTAAAAGTTACTGTAGCACTTACTGAAGATGGACCACTTCCACTGGTTGAAAGCATATACAATTTAAAAGCAGCCTTTGGAGTCCCGAAAACCAATGTCCCACTTTCTCCCGATAGAGAAAGTCTCAATGAATTATTCGCACTTAAATCTGCCAACTGAAAACTTAGTCCTGGCGTGCTTGCTGCAACAGAATTAATAGTTCCGTTAGCTGGAATACCATAAGTAAGTGGCGCACTTGAAGAGGTTAACTGAAAGTCTCTAGCAACAAAAGCAAATGAAACCCCATCCACATCTGTCGTTGTAGAAGTCATGGATGAACCGATCCCATTAGCAATAACATCTGCTGTGTACCCGGATTGAACCGGCATTGTTTGAAAATTTTGCGCCGCCGCATTGGACGCTAAAAACAGAGCACAAGTACTTAATGCTCCAAAAAGTCGATTTATTTTCATAGTAATTGAATATTAGCTCAGTAAATTTATAAAAAAACCAACACAAAACAATTTTATTTAAACAATATATAATAATTTAATATTATAGGATATATAATCTACAATAATTAAAGTAGAAACTAAAAACAATCATCAATCGACTGGAAAACCGGAATATTAAAAAGATAATCAGGTGATTATGTATCTCCACGCTAAAAAAGAGCCTAAAACTGCAAATATGCGTATATAGTATTCCTTATAATTTTAATATTGAAAAATTAAGTGTTATTTTTGCCATACAAATTTTTTAAACAATGCCTAATATTTCAAACAGAGCGCAACATATGCCACCGTCGCCGGTAAGAAAACTGGTTCCTTTTTCTCTTTTAGCAAAACAAAAAGGAATCAAAGTATATCATCTTAATATCGGACAGCCGGATATTGAAACTCCTGAAAAGGCTCTA is a window from the Chryseobacterium sp. T16E-39 genome containing:
- a CDS encoding LemA family protein, translating into MIAIIIIIAVVVLFLLYGVSIYNRLVRLRNLVQEAWSSIDVMLKKRHDLIPNLVETVKGYASHERETLDSVTRARNQAVGANSVEGKEAAEKNLNQAMMNLFAVAEQYPDLKANANFQQLQSELTSIENDIEKSRRYYNGTVRENNTLVESFPSNIIANMYKFEKSPFFELENIAEREVPSVKF
- a CDS encoding DUF1801 domain-containing protein — protein: MQIKAISVEDYITQIPEDRKETFRKLFDTVDHNLPKGFINNTSYGMVGWAVPLETYPAGYHCSPGSPLPFISLASQKNFIALYHMGIYAKPELLDWFVNEYPKHSRKKLDMGKSCIRFKKMEDIPFELIAELSKKMTVEDWINCYESNFKR
- a CDS encoding NIL domain-containing protein yields the protein MITQSQTLQVLQNKINLPKKEFILEIELNGKMKFENILSDMCNQFGIYHRVLSANVEYVEGRSFGSVQLYINANSDDRKQLELYLNKNKLLNTSVEYVCRKYF
- a CDS encoding YiiX/YebB-like N1pC/P60 family cysteine hydrolase, translating into MSRILKDKVIRQMMWVSFLFLITGCKSWPTEGLKNGDLLFVTAKESGLSGAINNVTQKQKNASFDHIGILKKEGKSFFVLHAAPKGGSQKQSFKGFMNNQMIHNQDVVLYRLKDDYQPTIPSALAKAESMVGKPYNFNYILDDNSYYCSDFIERAFRDDHIFKLEPMTFIDPKTGKTNAFWEDFYSKRKLKVPEGQLGCNPNGLAASDKLERIKEF
- a CDS encoding T9SS type A sorting domain-containing protein; protein product: MKINRLFGALSTCALFLASNAAAQNFQTMPVQSGYTADVIANGIGSSMTSTTTDVDGVSFAFVARDFQLTSSSAPLTYGIPANGTINSVAASTPGLSFQLADLSANNSLRLSLSGESGTLVFGTPKAAFKLYMLSTSGSGPSSVSATVTFTDNTTQVFPSLSLSDWYYGSNFAIQGIGRINRTNDVLEASSSDPRLYQAVLNIDAGNVTKPIQSITIAKIGGTGISNIFAFSADAFTDCSAPTLQPVGTLSSNSAQVSWTIPPTTTAASYDLYYSTTNTPPTSATSPNMTGITGTSTTIGGLASSTTYYYWVRTNCTTATSQSGWSIGGSFTTLCGAMVPAYTNTFSPFPGNCWATNLSGGTPATGPTGTSTYWVEDGFLNVTGSGSARINLYTTNSIGWLKTVPFDLSAGGYRVKFDYGATTYSGTAASPMGSDDIIQFMVSNDGGSTWNVLQTWDVNNAASNTSTTYSYDLTTNTSANTVFAFYGSDGTVNDAPDYNFYVDNFIVESAQLGTSEVNGNKKTVSVHPNPFKDMLYISDTRDLKTVTVTDVSGRLLKTIENPTKEINLSTLNAGLYFVNIQFKDGSKTTVKAIKQ